A DNA window from Longimicrobiales bacterium contains the following coding sequences:
- a CDS encoding metallophosphoesterase family protein, which produces MLTIIHASDVHFGPPYVPAAGEALLRSVEELDPDVIVLSGDFTQRAKREQYAEARAYINRLPPKPLIVTPGNHDVPLYRVFERIFAPYRNYREYISADLDSVLRVDGATFVSLNSTAPLRAITNGRIRSWQLDLCAQAFEGTPAQDARIVVAHHHFAPAPDYEGGEVMPKARRALDRFTALKVDLIMGGHLHRAYIGNSLDVHAGIDRTHGIIIAQSGTTTSRRGRARERERNSFNLVRVGDDIIRITQYMFFDDVAGFAPVSRHIYPRPGTHYFRDPGRLDEGSALAPPVGLPDQPS; this is translated from the coding sequence GTGCTGACCATCATCCACGCGTCCGACGTCCATTTCGGCCCGCCGTACGTGCCTGCGGCGGGCGAGGCGCTGCTCCGGTCGGTGGAGGAGCTCGACCCGGACGTCATCGTGCTCAGTGGCGACTTCACGCAGCGCGCAAAGCGTGAGCAGTACGCGGAGGCGCGCGCGTACATCAACCGCCTGCCGCCGAAGCCGCTGATCGTGACGCCCGGCAACCATGACGTGCCGCTGTACCGCGTCTTCGAGCGGATCTTCGCGCCGTACCGCAACTACCGCGAGTACATCTCGGCGGACCTCGACTCCGTGCTGCGCGTGGATGGCGCGACGTTCGTCTCGCTCAACTCGACGGCGCCGCTGCGCGCGATCACGAACGGCCGCATCCGTTCCTGGCAGCTCGACCTCTGTGCGCAGGCGTTCGAAGGAACACCGGCCCAGGATGCGCGCATCGTGGTCGCGCACCACCACTTTGCACCGGCGCCGGATTACGAGGGCGGGGAAGTGATGCCGAAGGCGCGGCGCGCGCTGGACCGGTTCACCGCGCTCAAGGTCGACCTGATCATGGGCGGGCACCTGCACCGCGCCTACATCGGCAACTCGCTGGACGTGCATGCCGGCATCGACCGCACGCACGGGATCATCATCGCACAGTCCGGCACGACCACGTCACGGCGCGGCCGCGCGCGCGAGCGCGAGCGCAACTCGTTCAACCTGGTCCGTGTCGGCGACGACATCATCCGCATCACGCAGTACATGTTCTTCGACGATGTGGCCGGGTTCGCCCCGGTCAGCCGCCACATCTACCCGCGACCGGGCACGCACTACTTCCGCGACCCCGGCCGGCTCGACGAGGGCAGTGCGCTCGCGCCGCCGGTCGGCCTGCCCGACCAGCCGTCCTGA
- a CDS encoding YbbR-like domain-containing protein, translating into MNPRTLEIITNNWALKLAALAIAFMLWGAVKAEVPERLPLADVPVRVVARDGDWELAAPPAPSTVEIVFSGPTRELMRIAVNRPEVLIPVDNVSDSVETRVLNAGWVQLYGGMDNTRVEDIRPGSVTLRWDRVVSRIVPVSVRVIGTPAAGYQLSGPIRVEPTGVRVNGGAARVSALDTLRLGPIDLSGWTATDSFPLGVDTTDLGVIVSPMTVRVVVPIEPLPDSITGAAGMRALPRDSGNP; encoded by the coding sequence ATGAACCCGCGCACCCTCGAGATCATCACGAACAACTGGGCGCTCAAGCTGGCTGCGCTCGCGATCGCGTTCATGCTCTGGGGCGCGGTCAAGGCGGAAGTGCCGGAGCGGCTGCCGCTTGCCGACGTGCCGGTCCGCGTGGTCGCGCGCGACGGCGACTGGGAGCTGGCCGCTCCGCCGGCGCCGAGCACCGTCGAGATCGTGTTCTCCGGACCCACGCGCGAGCTGATGCGCATCGCCGTGAACCGGCCCGAGGTGCTCATTCCTGTCGACAACGTGAGTGACTCCGTCGAGACGCGCGTGCTCAATGCGGGATGGGTGCAGCTCTATGGTGGAATGGACAACACGCGTGTCGAGGACATCCGCCCCGGTTCAGTGACGTTGCGCTGGGACCGCGTGGTCTCCCGCATCGTGCCCGTCAGCGTGCGCGTGATCGGCACGCCCGCGGCCGGCTACCAGCTGAGCGGACCGATTCGCGTGGAGCCGACAGGGGTCCGTGTGAACGGCGGCGCTGCACGCGTCTCCGCGCTGGACACGCTCCGACTCGGTCCGATCGACCTGAGCGGCTGGACGGCAACCGACAGCTTCCCGCTCGGGGTCGATACCACGGATCTCGGCGTCATCGTGTCGCCCATGACCGTCCGTGTCGTCGTGCCGATCGAGCCGCTGCCCGACTCGATCACCGGCGCAGCAGGCATGCGCGCACTGCCGCGCGACAGCGGCAACCCGTGA
- a CDS encoding PASTA domain-containing protein, which translates to MLGDSVRRRQRRPDRGEGRARRSSGRSRGSSRLWAWVVAALLLPFGVGYAVAALVLFPPTEEQVATATGVAVPELIGRTSGDAERELAELGLELTEATELPHPEAEPGEVIAQDPLPGQHLRPGAGVRVAVSSGPPRVRVPDVAGFPLERARELLQRLGLEVASVERQSETPTGRVIGIAPEPGTEQRLPATVTLVVSVGQPVVDDPTVPDSAAADPTAIDLLEPVDTTTVPAPPPQDPPEGDSRGAGDDPANAHFGDGVLPAYGDTSGAR; encoded by the coding sequence ATGCTCGGGGATTCGGTACGACGGCGTCAGCGCCGGCCAGACCGTGGTGAAGGCAGAGCGCGCCGGAGCAGCGGGCGCAGCCGTGGCAGCAGTCGTCTCTGGGCGTGGGTGGTCGCCGCGCTGCTGCTGCCGTTCGGTGTCGGCTACGCAGTGGCGGCCCTGGTGCTGTTTCCGCCGACCGAGGAGCAGGTCGCGACCGCGACCGGCGTGGCTGTGCCCGAGCTGATCGGCCGCACCAGCGGCGACGCAGAGCGCGAGCTCGCAGAGCTGGGCCTGGAACTCACGGAAGCAACCGAGCTGCCACACCCGGAGGCGGAGCCCGGTGAGGTCATCGCGCAGGACCCGCTGCCGGGGCAGCACCTGAGGCCGGGCGCGGGCGTCCGTGTCGCGGTCAGCTCGGGGCCCCCGCGCGTGCGCGTCCCCGACGTCGCCGGCTTCCCGCTCGAGCGCGCGCGCGAGCTGCTGCAGCGCCTCGGCCTCGAGGTCGCTTCCGTGGAGCGCCAGTCGGAGACGCCGACCGGCCGCGTCATCGGCATCGCGCCGGAGCCCGGCACCGAGCAGCGGCTGCCCGCGACCGTCACGCTGGTCGTCAGCGTAGGCCAGCCGGTCGTCGACGATCCGACCGTGCCGGACAGTGCGGCGGCGGATCCAACGGCGATCGACCTGCTGGAACCGGTGGACACGACCACCGTGCCGGCTCCGCCGCCACAGGATCCGCCGGAGGGCGACAGCCGCGGCGCTGGCGACGATCCTGCAAACGCCCATTTTGGCGACGGCGTGCTGCCGGCATATGGCGACACGTCGGGAGCGCGGTAG
- a CDS encoding thiazole synthase produces the protein MSTETMNVQVAADPAPLVIAGREFRSRLILGTGKYRTNEDMVRAIEASGTEMVTVAVRRVDLDRTKEEGILYHLDPERWFLLPNTAGCYTAEDAIRYARLGRAAGMSDWVKLEVIGDQRTLLPDVQATLEAAKVLVAEGFKVLAYTSEDVIAALRLEDLGCAAVMPLASPIGSGLGLVNPYFIREIKSRLACPVIVDAGVGTASDATLTMEQGVDGILMNTAVAEAQDPVRMAVAMRYGVEAGRLAYLAGRMPRREVAVPSSPTTGMLD, from the coding sequence ATGAGCACGGAAACGATGAACGTGCAGGTGGCGGCGGACCCGGCACCGCTCGTGATCGCAGGGCGCGAGTTCCGCTCGCGCCTCATCCTCGGCACGGGCAAGTACCGGACGAACGAGGACATGGTGCGCGCGATCGAAGCGTCGGGCACCGAGATGGTTACCGTCGCGGTGCGGCGCGTCGACCTGGATCGCACGAAGGAAGAGGGGATCCTGTACCACCTCGATCCCGAGCGCTGGTTCCTGCTGCCGAACACGGCCGGCTGCTACACCGCCGAGGACGCGATCCGGTACGCGCGGCTGGGCCGGGCGGCGGGCATGAGTGACTGGGTCAAGCTCGAGGTGATCGGCGACCAGCGCACACTGCTGCCCGACGTGCAGGCGACGCTGGAGGCGGCGAAGGTGCTTGTCGCCGAGGGCTTCAAGGTGCTGGCCTACACCAGCGAGGACGTGATCGCCGCGCTGCGCCTCGAGGATCTCGGCTGCGCGGCCGTGATGCCGCTCGCCAGCCCGATCGGCAGCGGACTCGGGCTCGTGAACCCGTACTTCATCCGCGAGATCAAGTCGCGGCTGGCGTGTCCCGTCATCGTCGATGCTGGCGTGGGCACGGCATCGGACGCGACGCTCACGATGGAGCAGGGCGTGGACGGCATCCTGATGAACACGGCCGTCGCCGAGGCGCAGGACCCGGTGCGGATGGCGGTCGCCATGCGCTACGGCGTGGAGGCCGGTCGTCTCGCGTACCTGGCCGGGCGCATGCCGCGGCGGGAGGTCGCCGTGCCGTCGTCGCCGACGACGGGCATGCTCGACTGA
- a CDS encoding TlpA disulfide reductase family protein produces the protein MTERTERWLIRGSVLVLFLTLLSLAWVNRATYAPLDTGAPAPDFSYPTLAGDTISLSGLRGQVVLLNIWATWCPPCVREMPSMQRLHELLGEEGLRIVAVSVDAPGALGDVRSFVHEYGLEFEILLNPGGGIQDTYAVTGLPTTFLIDRDGRIRRKVLGGTDWMAPDNVKSVHALLE, from the coding sequence ATGACGGAACGGACCGAGCGTTGGCTGATCCGGGGCAGTGTGCTCGTGCTGTTCCTCACCCTCCTCTCCCTCGCCTGGGTGAATCGTGCGACGTACGCGCCGCTCGATACCGGCGCGCCTGCGCCGGACTTCTCCTATCCCACGCTCGCGGGCGACACCATTTCCCTGTCCGGACTGCGCGGGCAGGTGGTGCTCCTCAACATCTGGGCGACCTGGTGCCCGCCCTGCGTGCGCGAGATGCCCTCCATGCAGCGCCTGCACGAGCTCCTGGGCGAAGAGGGCCTGCGCATCGTGGCCGTGAGCGTGGACGCACCGGGTGCACTCGGTGATGTCCGCAGCTTCGTGCACGAGTACGGGCTCGAGTTCGAGATTCTGCTGAACCCGGGCGGCGGCATCCAGGACACGTACGCGGTGACGGGGCTGCCCACCACGTTCCTCATCGACCGTGACGGGCGCATCCGTCGCAAGGTGCTGGGCGGCACGGACTGGATGGCGCCGGACAACGTGAAGTCCGTGCACGCGCTCCTGGAGTAG
- a CDS encoding thiamine phosphate synthase: MTPLPRLHVTTDDAVLADDAFVPRALAAVEAGADAIALHLRGRSTTAARVYEVAAALRPTCTRLGARLLVNDRVDVALACEADGVQLGVRSLPVANARTLMGPHRLVGFSAHAAHEAGGAVSAGADFVVLGSVWETASHPDAEPAGLDTLRATVDHAGAPVIAIGGVTPDRVADAAGAGAHGVAVLSGAWRRGDVGEAVATYLDAIRRAYAGGRGKEQA, translated from the coding sequence GTGACTCCATTGCCGCGGCTGCACGTCACGACCGACGACGCCGTCCTGGCGGACGACGCGTTCGTGCCGCGTGCGCTCGCGGCGGTCGAGGCCGGCGCAGACGCGATCGCGCTGCACCTGCGCGGACGGAGCACGACCGCGGCGCGCGTGTACGAGGTGGCCGCCGCACTCCGGCCGACGTGCACACGGCTGGGCGCACGGCTGCTCGTGAACGACCGCGTCGACGTCGCGCTCGCATGTGAGGCCGACGGTGTACAGCTCGGGGTGCGCTCGTTGCCGGTTGCGAATGCCCGCACACTGATGGGGCCGCACCGGCTGGTCGGCTTTTCAGCACACGCCGCGCACGAGGCTGGCGGTGCAGTGAGCGCGGGCGCCGACTTCGTCGTGCTCGGCAGTGTGTGGGAAACGGCGTCCCATCCGGACGCCGAGCCCGCAGGGCTGGACACGCTGCGTGCGACGGTCGACCATGCAGGAGCGCCGGTCATCGCGATCGGCGGTGTCACACCCGACCGCGTTGCGGACGCGGCGGGCGCAGGTGCGCACGGCGTCGCGGTACTCAGCGGCGCCTGGCGCCGGGGGGATGTGGGGGAGGCGGTAGCGACGTACCTCGATGCGATCCGCCGGGCGTACGCCGGCGGGCGCGGGAAGGAGCAGGCATGA
- the rsmB gene encoding 16S rRNA (cytosine(967)-C(5))-methyltransferase RsmB — protein MPARVTPARRAAYETLRATREGQLADRAFSGVLEQVPARERPFAHELTYGTLRLRGRLDALLAPHVRRGLDRVQPELLDVLRLGAYQLLEMGSVPAYAAVSQAVEQAKRIGGRGAGSFVNGVLQSMRRAGPAEPWPSLEADPVAHLSASSSHPRWLVERWIAQFGVAGTAALVAANNRRPSLYVRPVGVPVEAASERLENAGIAHQRPALGGFGPGVVARDVLELLPPVSVTDALAVLPAIVQDPAASLVTRAIAAAPGALVADLCAAPGGKTLGIAGDVPDARVIAADATAERLVRLRENLARTGLTNVRVVAADARRPPLRRADVVLVDAPCTGTGTLRRHPDGRWRLTPADLDALTRLQREILDGAAAIVPPGGALLYATCSLEPEENEEQVDAFLQRHTGFVLEPIEDVHESVLDGRGRLVVRPWTLGVDGAFAARLRRM, from the coding sequence CTGCCCGCGCGCGTCACCCCCGCCCGCCGTGCAGCGTACGAGACGCTGCGCGCGACACGTGAGGGGCAGCTTGCCGATCGTGCGTTCAGCGGGGTGCTCGAGCAGGTGCCCGCGCGCGAGCGGCCGTTTGCGCACGAGCTGACGTACGGCACGCTGCGGCTGCGGGGCAGGCTCGATGCGCTGCTCGCGCCGCACGTGCGACGTGGACTGGACCGGGTTCAGCCGGAGCTGCTGGACGTGCTCCGGCTGGGCGCCTACCAGCTCCTCGAGATGGGGTCGGTGCCCGCTTACGCCGCGGTGTCGCAGGCGGTGGAACAGGCGAAGCGGATCGGCGGGCGCGGCGCCGGCAGTTTCGTGAACGGCGTGCTCCAGTCCATGCGGCGGGCGGGCCCGGCTGAGCCCTGGCCATCGCTGGAGGCGGACCCCGTGGCGCACCTCAGCGCGTCGAGCTCCCACCCTCGCTGGCTGGTCGAACGGTGGATCGCGCAGTTCGGTGTGGCGGGCACGGCGGCGCTCGTTGCCGCGAACAACCGGCGGCCGTCGCTGTATGTACGGCCGGTCGGCGTTCCCGTTGAGGCTGCATCGGAGCGGCTCGAGAACGCGGGGATCGCTCACCAGCGTCCCGCGCTCGGCGGTTTCGGACCCGGCGTGGTCGCGCGCGACGTGCTCGAGCTGCTGCCGCCCGTCAGCGTGACCGATGCGCTGGCCGTTCTGCCGGCGATCGTGCAGGATCCGGCCGCATCGCTGGTCACCCGCGCGATCGCTGCAGCGCCGGGAGCGCTGGTCGCCGACCTGTGTGCCGCGCCCGGCGGCAAGACGCTGGGCATCGCCGGCGACGTGCCGGACGCGCGCGTCATCGCGGCGGATGCCACGGCGGAGCGCCTGGTGCGGCTGCGCGAGAACCTCGCGCGGACCGGCCTGACGAACGTGCGCGTCGTTGCGGCCGACGCCCGACGCCCCCCGCTACGGCGGGCGGACGTCGTGCTGGTCGATGCGCCGTGCACGGGGACCGGCACGCTGCGCAGGCATCCGGATGGACGGTGGCGTCTCACACCGGCGGATCTCGATGCGCTCACGAGGCTGCAGCGTGAGATCCTGGACGGTGCGGCGGCCATCGTGCCGCCGGGCGGCGCGCTGCTCTACGCGACGTGCTCGCTGGAGCCGGAGGAAAACGAGGAACAGGTGGACGCGTTTCTTCAACGGCACACCGGCTTCGTGCTGGAGCCGATCGAGGACGTGCACGAGTCGGTGCTCGACGGGCGCGGCCGGCTCGTCGTGCGACCGTGGACACTTGGTGTTGATGGCGCGTTTGCCGCGCGCCTGCGGAGGATGTGA
- the tsaD gene encoding tRNA (adenosine(37)-N6)-threonylcarbamoyltransferase complex transferase subunit TsaD translates to MSVPLILGIETSCDETSAAVLRGERDVLGHVILSQDAHRVYGGVVPEIASRAHLQVIDDVVDNALREAGIALHDLDAIAATAGPGLIGALHVGLAWAKAAAFGLGVPLVPVHHMEAHLFATSLDDARAGPPFVALLVSGGHTMLLWVPAWGEYELLGETRDDAAGEAFDKVARILGLGYPGGPVIQRAAAAGDPAAYAFPRPMLTARQQPADADYYDVSFSGLKTSVLTRVRALEAEGRLETETANVAASFQAAVVDVLATKTMRAVQETGCTRVVLGGGVAASRALRDALAAALGADGELYAPSLRHATDNAAMIARAGLFHLERGVRAPLDVAARADLPFPGLRRRAEVPC, encoded by the coding sequence GTGAGCGTACCGCTCATCCTCGGCATCGAAACGTCCTGCGACGAAACGTCCGCCGCCGTGCTGCGCGGCGAGCGTGACGTGCTCGGGCACGTCATCCTCTCGCAGGACGCGCATCGCGTCTACGGCGGCGTCGTACCCGAGATCGCATCGCGGGCGCACCTGCAGGTGATCGACGACGTCGTGGACAACGCATTGCGCGAGGCGGGGATCGCGCTGCACGATCTGGACGCGATCGCAGCGACCGCGGGCCCCGGCTTGATCGGCGCACTGCACGTTGGCCTGGCCTGGGCGAAGGCCGCAGCGTTCGGTCTCGGCGTGCCGCTGGTGCCCGTGCACCACATGGAAGCGCACCTCTTTGCGACGTCCCTCGACGACGCGCGCGCGGGCCCGCCGTTCGTCGCACTGCTCGTTTCCGGCGGCCACACGATGCTGCTGTGGGTGCCGGCATGGGGCGAGTACGAGCTGCTCGGTGAGACGCGCGACGATGCGGCGGGCGAGGCGTTCGACAAGGTCGCGCGCATCCTGGGGCTCGGCTATCCCGGCGGACCCGTCATCCAGCGCGCGGCAGCCGCAGGCGATCCCGCGGCATACGCCTTCCCGCGCCCCATGCTGACAGCGCGCCAGCAGCCTGCCGACGCCGACTACTACGACGTCTCCTTCAGCGGTCTCAAGACGTCCGTGCTGACGCGGGTGCGCGCGCTGGAGGCGGAGGGTCGTCTAGAAACGGAAACTGCGAACGTCGCGGCGTCCTTCCAGGCGGCGGTGGTCGACGTGCTTGCGACCAAGACCATGCGTGCCGTGCAGGAGACCGGCTGCACGCGTGTCGTGCTCGGTGGCGGCGTCGCTGCGAGTCGCGCACTGCGCGACGCACTCGCAGCCGCGCTCGGCGCGGACGGTGAGCTGTACGCGCCATCGCTGCGCCATGCGACCGACAACGCGGCGATGATCGCACGAGCGGGGCTCTTCCACCTGGAGCGCGGCGTACGTGCGCCACTCGACGTCGCCGCGCGCGCCGACCTGCCGTTCCCCGGCCTGCGCCGGCGCGCGGAGGTCCCGTGCTGA
- the thiS gene encoding sulfur carrier protein ThiS, whose translation MTTTIPVTINGDAREIAAGSSVRALLDSLGLHPRLVVVEHNREILDREAFDDIEVQAGDTLELVHFVGGG comes from the coding sequence ATGACAACAACGATTCCGGTCACGATCAACGGCGACGCGCGTGAGATCGCTGCAGGCAGCAGCGTGCGCGCGCTGCTCGACTCGCTCGGGCTGCACCCGCGGCTCGTCGTCGTCGAGCACAACCGTGAGATCCTCGACCGCGAAGCTTTCGATGACATCGAAGTGCAGGCCGGCGACACGCTCGAGCTGGTGCACTTCGTGGGGGGCGGCTGA